A genomic segment from Malus domestica chromosome 05, GDT2T_hap1 encodes:
- the LOC103448411 gene encoding laccase-11-like has product MSDPYKIFRCIRTIRSKKMVKINNFCWGSGLLYLCFVGLFLTPGEAALKKYQFDVQVKNVSRLCHSKPIVIVNGRFPGPTVYAREGDTLLINVTNHAKYNMSIHWHGLKQYRNGWADGPAYITQCPIKTGNSYTYNITVTGQRGTLWWHAHIFWLRATVYGAIVILPKQEGGFPFPQPYSEANIVLGEWWNNDVEEVVKKGNLLGLPPDMSDAHTINGKPGPLFPCSEKHTYALDVEQGKTYLLRIINAALNDELFFAIAGHNLTVVEIDAVYTKPFTTQAILIAPGQTANVLVQATQVPNRYFMAARPFMDAPISVDNKTATAILQYKGIPNYVWPILPQLPAVNNTAFALSYDGKLRSLNTAQFPANVPLKVDRHLFYTIGLGINPCPTCLNGTHLTAALNNITFVMPQIGLLQAHYFNTTGIFTTDFPDHPPTPFNYTSAPLTANLGTKQGTRLSKIAFNSTVELVLQDTNLLTVESHPFHLHGYNFFVVGSGIGNFDPKNDPAKYNLVDPPERNTVGVPTGGWTAIRFRADNPGVWFMHCHLELHTSWGLKTAFVVENGKDTDHSVLPPPKDLPPC; this is encoded by the exons ATGTCCGATCCCTACAAAATTTTCCGTTGCATACGAACAATCCGGTCTAAAAAAATGGTGAAAATCAACAATTTCTGCTGGGGTTCTGGTCTTCTCTACTTATGCTTTGTTGGGTTATTTTTAACTCCGGGTGAAGCTGCTTTGAAGAAGTACCAATTCGAT GTTCAAGTGAAGAATGTTAGCAGGTTGTGCCATTCGAAGCCAATTGTTATAGTAAATGGGAGGTTCCCTGGACCTACAGTTTATGCTAGAGAAGGAGATACACTTCTTATAAATGTTACCAACCATGCAAAATATAACATGTCAATTCACTG GCATGGACTGAAGCAATATCGCAATGGGTGGGCAGATGGGCCCGCCTACATCACACAATGCCCTATCAAAACAGGGAACAGCTATACCTACAATATTACTGTAACCGGGCAAAGAGGAACACTTTGGTGGCATGCTCACATCTTTTGGCTAAGAGCTACTGTCTACGGAGCGATTGTCATCTTGCCGAAACAAGAGGGTGGATTTCCATTTCCTCAGCCTTACAGTGAAGCTAACATTGTCTTAG GAGAATGGTGGAACAACGACGTCGAAGAGGTTGTTAAGAAAGGGAACCTACTTGGATTGCCACCAGATATGTCAGATGCACACACCATCAATGGGAAGCCAGGGCCTCTGTTTCCATGTTCTGAAAAAC ATACCTATGCATTAGATGTTGAACAAGGAAAGACGTACCTGCTACGAATCATTAATGCTGCACTAAATGATGAGCTATTCTTCGCCATTGCTGGCCACAATTTGACAGTGGTAGAAATTGATGCGGTCTATACCAAACCATTTACAACCCAAGCAATTCTGATAGCACCGGGCCAGACTGCGAATGTTCTTGTTCAAGCAACTCAAGTGCCCAACAGATATTTCATGGCTGCCAGGCCATTCATGGATGCACCCATTTCCGTTGACAACAAAACTGCCACTGCTATACTACAATATAAAGGCATCCCAAATTATGTATGGCCAATCCTTCCTCAACTTCCAGCAGTCAATAACACTGCTTTCGCATTAAGCTACGATGGCAAGctaagaagtctaaacacagcTCAGTTCCCAGCCAATGTACCTCTCAAAGTTGATCGACATCTTTTTTACACTATTGGTTTAGGAATCAACCCCTGTCCTACTTGCCTGAATGGAACACACCTCACTGCTGCTTTAAACAATATCACTTTTGTGATGCCACAGATTGGGCTGCTTCAAGCTCATTATTTCAACACCACAGGAATATTTACCACAGATTTCCCAGACCACCCTCCAACGCCTTTCAATTACACTAGTGCTCCACTCACAGCCAACCTTGGAACTAAACAAGGCACCAGGCTTAGCAAGATTGCCTTCAATTCAACAGTAGAGTTGGTGCTACAAGACACCAATCTCCTCACAGTGGAGTCTCATCCCTTCCACCTTCATGGTTACAATTTCTTTGTTGTTGGCTCTGGAATTGGGAACTTTGACCCCAAGAACGACCCGGCTAAGTATAATTTGGTGGATCCTCCTGAAAGAAACACAGTCGGAGTTCCCACCGGTGGTTGGACTGCGATAAGGTTCAGGGCGGACAATCCAG GTGTGTGGTTCATGCACTGTCATTTGGAGCTGCATACCAGCTGGGGTTTGAAGACTGCATTTGTGGTGGAAAATGGGAAAGACACTGATCACTCTGTCTTGCCTCCACCTAAAGACCTTCCACCTTGTTAG